agtgtgttaaaataaaaaaggatatctattaagtacatacaagtgttgaaagatatgtatgaaggagcaagtactattgtgcacacagtgggaggggacacaagagattttccgatctcaattagattacaccaaggatcagctataagcccttatctttttacattagttttagatgaatacATATACAATAGAGTATTCCTTAGTGCATGAtgcttgcggatgatattgttctgatagatgagagaagagaaggagtcaataaaaagctagagctttggagaagtactctagagttaaagggttttaagttaagtagaacgaagacagaatacatgcattgcaagttcagtgaaggccaaactggtgatagagaagaagttagtttggatggagtggtactgtcccaaagtaatcactttaaatatctcgactcagtccttcaagtagatggggaatgtggggaggatgttagtcataggattaaagccggatggttgaagtggagacgtgctacgGGAGTTTAATGTAattgcaagattcccaataagttgaaaggaaaattttaccgtacagtcatacgaccggctatgttatatggtagtaagtATTGGGCACTGAAGAagtcatatgcgtctaagatgagagttgcaaatataagaatgttaaggtgaatgagtggccatactagactagataaagtccgtaatgagagtattagagaaaaggtaggagtggtgagagaagagagattgaggtggtttggtcatgtgaagcgtagacatatggaggctctAGTTAGACGAATAGAGCacgttaggttagaggatagaaaaaaaaaaaaaaaaggggtagacctaaattgacttaaaggagagtagtacaacatgacctagaagcattatacatttatgaggatttaacccaaaatcgtttagagtggagaaagcgaatccatatagccgaccctaaatttttgggataaagatttagttgagttgagttgagttacttTCGGAACTGCCGAGCTCCATAGTTTCAATAAGGCTTCTCTTATCCTTCGAGACAAAGAAAGGTAATATTTTTTTTCTCGTCCAATTGAGGTTCAATCTCCCTCACTTTAATTGGAAGTAAATAGTGATTTTGCTTATGGGTTGGCAAGTTTGGCAATAAAAAGAGGATAACCTTGAGTTGACTTGCGTTGTGGCCATGATATTTGGTTTCTTTGTGTTCTGCTTGCTATCAATTTGAATGTCGTGTTCAATTTGGCTCCATGTTCTACTCTTTGCAATTCAAGATTGATTTTATTCATAGATTTTTTCTATGGGTATGGATAtacaagacaataaagaacactTATTAATATGGGtacaaaaaaaaatatagaattGACTAAAGAGAACAACATGCCTAACTTTAAAGGCTTGAGGTATCgagtataatttttttaaaatgagaAAGCGTGATCGTAATAAATTACTATCTTAAAAAACTACCATTAGAGTGAGATTTAAAGTGGGTAATTTGTATTGAATTAGGATTTTATACATTCGGTATTTTGGATGCTACTGCATCAAGGACATCTCTTGCGCTTGGCTATTTGCACCTTTAAGATTTGCTTCTACACTACAATTGGGAAAGTCGTCCTTAGAGACAATGATGGTCGATGAGCTCTGCAACAACATCCTTTGTTGTAATAGAGTTGATTTTGTATTCTGTTTTTATGAAAAAATCTTCAGAACGATGCTGTTGGGTGAGTTGTTAGGCTGTAATGGGCGTTCCTTATGTGGTTGGTGACATGACTAGCTTTGATCACGGTGCAACACATCCAGTGGTGGTGACCTTAAGGTCATATATCTAAAATTCTAgattagatatggtcaattatgaGCTTGATAACAGTCGAGTTGGGTTGGTCTGATTTAGATAGTCTGGTGTCTGTTGAATTTATTTCATGTCTCAGAATGTGTGCCTCAGTTCTTTTTCTCTCGTCTTTTTAAACTTTCAAGCAATCAtgcatagaaaaaaaaaaaatcaacatttcATTTTCTCTTATGAATTACTTTAGTGCTAGACGTCTTATTATTTCATACAGTTCCATCATCTTTATCACAAAGATTAGATGTGAGCCCGCGCTCTGGGCCacaacttatttttattttgttcattttgtaaatcaatttttcatttattaaattttatttttcataattaattttaattttcattttcattattttgtcttttttcACTTAAAAAGTGTTTTGGTGTTGCTCTATAGATTGAGTGTAATCTTAGCCTAAGATTTAAACTTCAATCAGTATTATAGAATGTAAATTCACTTGTCAATAACTAACCTTTGTCGTTATTAAAAAAACAATTATATAAAGGGttaattgtcaaaaaaaaaaatttaatttgttaatttttattattaaatattaaaatttacataattatcaattaaattcttatatttaattaatatctcAAATTGACAAACTgtcaaaaaattattaatatatttaatgggaGTTTCATGTCAGCTGTCATATCATCACTATAGAAATCACAACAGAAACTCCAAATTAAGGTTAATtgcaaaaaaaattatgaaatttatcaatttttataattaaatcttaaattttacataattaataattaaattctaacgTTTGCATAATTAACAATTAAATCTTCAAACTTGATTGATATTTTAAATTGACCTAACCGTCAATAAATTATAAGTATATTTCAACAAACAAGAAATTTCTAGTCAAATTCTGTTAAACTTTGTGTCTTTATCAACACTTCAACTCTGCTCAGTAAATCATTAATTAGTGTATTATTTTAATCACAATATTCGCTAAGTTATATCCATTTTTCagtgattttatttttaattttctctaACTCTATTACTTTCTCCAATTCTATAACTTTCTCCTTAAGAGCATTTATTTACTAAAGTAAATATGTCAATAGCTCTTTCTCCAGGCCATTATAAGGTAAATTAAACTACTAGAAGAAATTACAGTTattctctttaattaattatctaTTAATATCAGCTATCAATAAACTTATAAAATATAACTCCTAACTAAAATAGTCAAAACAAAAGTCATTACAATATCTTTTAAGCACCACATACTAACGGTTAATTGATGGTTGAGTCAATTTAAAACATCAATTAAACGTGTGAGTTTAATTAGCAATTATATAAACTttagaatttaattttaaaaattaacaaaCTTCATTTTTTGTTGGCAATTAACCCTAATTTGGAGTTTCTAATGTGGCTTCTACAGTGACGATATGACAGCTAATGTGAAACTCCCGTTAATTATACTAATGATTTTTTgacaataaaattaatttaggaCATCAATCAAACATGagaatttatgtaacaccccaaaattttaaattttattattttatgagcatttttggtattttaattttatttaattttttatttttttttttttttttatttttaaaatcggattcaatttttcaaaatataaactttgacgatttttaaaattaatttaaaaaaaataaaaaaaaaaaaaaatatattatatttttatattttttttttttttttttttttttttttttttttttttttgtttcgaaAAATCcccaaaaaagtaaaaaaaatttttaattttcgaaCACGACCCCAATTTATGGGACCTACGAGTCGGGACAgcggactttttttttttcttctttcttctttcttctccccctctctctcctctctctctcctctctcctctcttctctctccctctcctcctcctcctccctcCCACTCCTCCTCCCCCCCCCCTCCGCCCCACCTCAACCGCCCCACTCCCCACCTCACCCGCGGAAAACGCCAGCAATGACAGCGACAGCGCGACGGCGCGCGCGCCAGCATCCTTCCCGCCATCCGCCCGGCTCCGTGCATCgatgtcgtcttctctcttgtaCTAACATCTACTGCATAATCACTGAGAGTTCATAGAATTTAAGACCAAATCCATTGAGCTTTTGGaaattttttgtttcatttttgcccaaattttttttctttttaacgaTTCGGAAACGAAACAGAAAATCGAAGAAAATCGAGAAATTTTCGAGAGCTTTGATTCAATTTCAAGAGtcgatttaatttttatttggtaaatttttttttttctttttttttttttaatttcaaaaaatattttgtttatttaaatgagctttaaaaaatttgaaaaaataaatttaaaatttatgtcgTTAAATAGGAATTTTAATGCTCGATTCGTCAGGAAGGTTCGACACGAAGTCCAGGGTGGAATTGCGGCCATTGAACCCGAAATTCTCAAATCCCCATACCCCATTTGGGTCAGGGACAGGAGTTTAAACAATTtcttaattcaaattaaaataaaataaaaagtccCAAGTAATAGGATTAAAGGTAAAAAATACTTTTCTTTTTAAATAGCTTAGTAAATTTtgctaatttaataataaaaaaaatttttagaataaaatttttttaattgccTTTTTGAGTGAGTCAAAACTCCCGTTGAAGGTTCATTTTTATGCGGACTGTGTCAGTTTGATTTCTTATTGAAATGAAATGGATGGGCCTGTTGGTTGTGTTGAGTGAAGTTTTACTAATAGCTTAGCTCGGGGGCTTTAAGTACTAAAGCAGTCTTGTGCTGTCCCATAATTTAATTGACAATTATACAAACTTCAagatttaattacaaaaattaccAAATTTTAGGATTTTTTTCAATTAACCTTATAAAAATTTAACAAactatgaattttatttttacatTGTTTAGTGTGATGaacaaataaatataaatattcaaAATTCCAGAAAAGAGGATCATAATATCATTAATTGAAAcccagaaaataacaaaaaaattaaagagaacagatgaaaaaaaaaataaataataaagagCCAACCTGCAGTGAAGTCAAATGTGAGGAATAtatattttaatggtcaattaattaattaattaattaatttgtgatTAGGTAGCTCATCACTTTCGAAAGCAACCACTTAACTCGATTATTGAAGtctgcagaatttttttttttgtagtcaAGGAGATGGGATTTGATCTTACAAGATTCTTCTCAGAAGAGACATATGATTTCAAATTTAATGCTGAATTTCTCTACCAGTAACACCACACGGAAAATCAATTTGGCTCttaaaataacaagaaaatgcCTCTTGGCTGAGAATCACATGCATTTTTAACTCAATTTATGGGACCAAGGCTACTAGCTTGTCCAAAGTCCACACCCTCAACCAAGAAACAAATCTTATTGTATATATAGAAGATAGGCAAGTTTACAGGTTTTGCAGAGGGAAAAAAAATGGCAGAGGCCAACAATGGGAAGCATTTTGTTCTAGTCCATGGTGCAGGAGGAGGAGCTTGGGTTTGGTATAAGGTCAAGCCACGACTTGAGGCGGCAGGCCACTGTGTCACGGTGCTGGACATGGCGGCTTCTGGCAGGCACCCTAAGGCATTCCAAGAGGTTCATACGTTCACTGAATATAATGAACCTCTTATGGAATTCATGGGCTTtctacaagaaaaagaaaaggttaTATTAGTTGGTCATAGCTTGGGTGGTATGAATTTAGCTCTGGCCATGGAAAAATACCCTGACAAGATTTCAGCTGCTGTATTTGTATCAGCAGTTTTGCCAGATACCTTGTACCACCCATCATATGTTTTTGAGAAGGTATGTATAATGATATATGTGGgattttaaatatgaattaaaattcaaatttcactACAAAAGTGTAGAAATTGTCTAAATATAtgtttaattattttacatttaaTTTCAAATGATTTGAGTTCCATTAATAAtggattttttattttcatttattgcGTATTGTCCATTAATTGATTGTTTGTGTAGCATTTATAAATGATTATTATATTCTACTGGCTAAATgactaaaaaattcaaaaattgtataagttttttttttatttttaattaaactttttggttttattaattttttagcttaatttttaaatatttgcataaattattaatattagtcaATCCGTTTAATTTTAATAGTTATtctcaaattgataaaaatattattttaagtaatttttctatcactttaaaaattataattacatttgttttagttttattatttgttcatattttatgtttaaatattgattttttttttactttaaatttgaaataaaatgataagaaatatgtgaattaaaagtataagtagaaagagagagagaaaagaaattaaaaattcagataataatattagatgtattatttatttattaatatgaagtttgataaaattaataaaaatattaaatttattgcatatattaataaaattaaaaggaaTAGCTGAAATTGATAATAAATGAacaaatttgaattatttttgtcaaataatgagttcaattgtttttaattaaatttattactaaaattaaaaatatttgaaaaggTTTATgatcaaattgataaaattaaaagttttgactaaaattgataattaacATAAGGTACTCATTGATATCATTTAtgggtaaattataatttagtttctaaaatttattaaaatctgcaacttattttctatatttttaaaatcaatcaatttaatttttaaaagttgataaaacttataatttaatccCTCCATATAATTAACAGTTAATTATAACAAAATTAACTAAAATGTTCTTAACTATATATATTTTCTAACTGAAATAATTTAGTCCTTAAAGTTTTGTATCATAAATGGTAAATTAATCAGAAAATTAGATGaattgattaaattgtatattttACTAAATCTTATGAATTAAATTGCCTAATTTTGAAAATACGAGACTAAATTATAGATTTTATCAAATTTACATATAGTATAatcacactttttttttttaaaagaataacGTTTAACATTGAGTTTTGAATATTTTGTGTTGATAtgctttttttttcattattattattaatagttGAATTTTTTGAATCAGAAGAAATACTTGagtattctttaaatttttatttaatattttgtaTTGATGAAAATAGTTATATGAGATGGCCCCAAAAGATGTAGGAGTGGATAATCAAATTTCCTACCAAGAGAGCGCCAATGGACCCATAACATGGGTACACTTCGGCCCCAAATATATAGCTTCCAAGCTTTATGATTTAAGCCCTATTGAGGTATATAATTCTATTTATTTGCATTATAATTTCAGATTAATTACTTCTTTTTACACAATTTCATGATTTTAATGATTTTGTTTTATGATGCATACTTGAAGGATGTTGAACTGGCCAAAATTTTATATAGACCAGGTTCCTTTTTCATATCAGATTTATCAAGGGCCAAGAAATTTTCCATTGAAAAATATGGATCAGTGAAGAGAGTTTATATCCTGTGCAAAGATGATAAAGTAGTAACAGAGGAATTCCAAAGATGGGTTATTGAATATAGTGGGATTAAAGATGTGATTGAGATCAGGGGTTCTGATCATATGCCAATGGCTTCCAACCCACATGAACTCTGCAATCATCTTATACAGATAGCACACAAGTATGCTTAAAATTATATAGAATTGGGCTTGTTTTCCATGGATAAAATCATTGTCTAATTATTGTAAAACAAAAGAATTATATATCATTTGGTTTTTATATATATGCAATTCAAGTTAAGATCtcatcaacatttcatttttcctgATGAATAGCTTCTGAACTACACATGCTAACGCCTATAATTATAATTACAAATATGAATCATCAAGACAAATCAGCGAATGAAGCAAGCtgcattattattatcattattggtattattatgtaattaaatttaattagtgtatcaaattgagcaatttgATAGTATTATTAAACCATGTTTAAACATCCAAATTACATTATGTTCCATGCTTTCTTCTCTTCTGTTCTGTATCAGCAGGCCCATTAAGCTCCCACAGCACAAGCCAGTGTGAATTTCACAGATATTTTTTGGCAATCTCTTGGAGGCAAGAACAAAGCTCTTGTGGTTTGGAAAACATGACCATGTGATCAGAATCAGCAATAACCTTTACCTCATCAGTAGGACTGTTTTTTATCATCCACCTCTGTAGATCCTCATTTATTATCTTATCTTGGTCACATACAATGTAAATTCGAGGAACTGATCCATATTTCTCTTTGGTGACTACTACTTTTTGTGTTCCTGCATCACCACGGAGAGGTAAAGGTCTTATCGACAGAGTAGCTAGAATCAGATCCTGCTTGGTTCAAGAAAAGGAACAAATCAGCTGTCCAAACCAATTGTAGCAGAAAAGGGTTCAACGCAATAATAGGTAAGAATGCTATTACCTCAGTTGGGGAGAGCTGGTACAACTTGGTTTCCATGAATTTGGGTCCAAACAGTATGGAGGTTGGAGGGTTATTTGGTCCGTCAGCAAAAATATGTCGTGTGTCCATGTAAGAATCGACTTGTCTAGCATACTGCGTGATCATAAGCAGATATCACCACTTAATCAGAAGTAAAAGGCAAATTTAGGAAAGAGAAGTAGCAGGCACAAGCTCGCAAAGGACAAACCATCTAATAAGTAGTTCGGGGGTGCTTTCTAATCATTTAAGAGCAACAAGTTAGACATAGTTTTACCATATATTAACTATAATCACTATAATTTATTAGTTATTAACTATATTCAATAACTAAACTAAATAGGTGCTTAGTTATTAAGTAGACATTTCTGAGATGAATTTATTGGTATTTTTCGAACGAGAACTAAGTGTAACATCAACCCAATCACAAGCCAACACCATATGGAGGAAAAGTGCAACCAGGGTCAAAACCTAGAAGCGTCTGGAGCCAAGCCAAGAAATAATGAACACAAATTGAATAAATTCTCCTGAAGCGTGTAGAACATATATTTTGATCGTTGTCGTATTCTAAAACTTTCCTCTTCAGTCCTTACACGACACGCATCAAGATAGAAGCAAAGCGTTCTTGACTTTGTTAATTTCTTGGTAAATCTGCCGTGGAGTGGCCACCATTGCAATTTTGCGTCGTCAAGTTCaatgaaaaaaacaaaaaagactTCCTTCATTTGTGAAAATCACTGTTTGTCATTTAGTTTGCTTGTCATGTGATCATTTCCCATCGAAAATATGGTGGGTTTCATTTTAGAAAGATTTACAGTGTTAATAAAATAATCCAAAAGCTAAAAAGAAACATAGCTGTAACTTATAAGCCATTTGAAGACACGAATAACTAATTAAATCAAGTCCTTTTAGAGCCTATTGGTTGTTTCAAGTATGATAACTTACAATATAATCTTAAATCTTGAACTAAATGAATTCTGATAAATTAGGAGCAAATCCACCTTCATTTTCTTCTGCGATTACAGAGATTATGAAGGGTGGGATGTGCAAGGATACATGTGTGCAGTGCTCGCAAGCAAAAGCaaatgtgtgtgtgagagagaaagagaacaAATGATACCTCTTCATTTAGAGTCGTGTGACTGAGTTCAGGGCCTGGCATAAAAGCTGCAGCAAAGACTCCAGCAGAAATTTTCTCAGGAAACCTTTCCAATGCAGCAGATATGCTGAAGCCACCCATACTGTGACCTACTAGAATCACCCTCTCTTCTGGTAGCAGAGACATCATGAATTCCATCAACGGCTCCATATATTCCGAAAATGAATGGATATCATCTGCCTGCTTAGGATGTACTCCAGAAGCAGCCATATCCAAAGCTGTAACTTTGTGACCGGCTGATTTCAGCAGAGTTGCCACCTTATACCAACACCATGCTCCATGACAGGCTCCATGGACCAACACAAAATGCCTCTGCCTCTCCTCCATGTCCTGTCACCCACCCCTTGCTTTCTCTTCTTTTTGGTGGAGTCAGAATGAAAAACTTTTAAACCAGGAGTTTCGGCTACGTAGTATTTGAGAAGATGATGCTATTCAAAAATGTCCAAAAACTGTCACATTACATAAATTCAAGGCCCTCTGTACTGGGCCTACAATCGTCAATTCCGAGCCCCAAATTGGCATTTTTTGGAGTAATATCTAATCAGAGTAAATAGGAGCcgcatttgaaacaaatagatCATATATGAAATGAATTACCTTAATATGGCAGCTAATTTTTTCCTGCTTGCTACTCGGTGATGTAGAAGATAATAGAATACTCAAAAAGGGATTCGGaataattcttaatttttatattgattcccaaaattaataataatcataataagCTCTCTATCAAAATAATAGAATTGTTGGTACCATTATTCGGGTTTGGAATCTAAATAAGAAAATACTTAAATAATTACTAATTAGAAATCACAAACTAATTCAAATTTCCTAAATAAAATACTACTTCCTAAATAATAGTAGAAATTTTAACCTTCTTGATATTAAAACATCTAAATTAAAGACCTTAATTttataatcaaaattaaataaaaataattattaaattaagtcTTTCTTAACTGCATCATTGTTTATTGGTTGGAGGAAACTTGACCTCGAGTTTTATATTATTAAAGAATTAAGACAGGAAGTGAATCAAGAGAACAAACAATTTTATCTTCTTAGATGGTAGTAATAAAATTGAAACAATaaattgtgttattttctttACATTCCTGGAcacatataaatacataaaattaatcACAACTACTATAGTTAAAAAGGCTCTTCACTTCATTAGGAACAAAGAATTGGATAAATC
This sequence is a window from Hevea brasiliensis isolate MT/VB/25A 57/8 chromosome 10, ASM3005281v1, whole genome shotgun sequence. Protein-coding genes within it:
- the LOC110664386 gene encoding methyl jasmonate esterase 1 → MEERQRHFVLVHGACHGAWCWYKVATLLKSAGHKVTALDMAASGVHPKQADDIHSFSEYMEPLMEFMMSLLPEERVILVGHSMGGFSISAALERFPEKISAGVFAAAFMPGPELSHTTLNEEYARQVDSYMDTRHIFADGPNNPPTSILFGPKFMETKLYQLSPTEDLILATLSIRPLPLRGDAGTQKVVVTKEKYGSVPRIYIVCDQDKIINEDLQRWMIKNSPTDEVKVIADSDHMVMFSKPQELCSCLQEIAKKYL
- the LOC110664387 gene encoding salicylic acid-binding protein 2-like, which codes for MAEANNGKHFVLVHGAGGGAWVWYKVKPRLEAAGHCVTVLDMAASGRHPKAFQEVHTFTEYNEPLMEFMGFLQEKEKVILVGHSLGGMNLALAMEKYPDKISAAVFVSAVLPDTLYHPSYVFEKVCIMIYLYEMAPKDVGVDNQISYQESANGPITWVHFGPKYIASKLYDLSPIEDVELAKILYRPGSFFISDLSRAKKFSIEKYGSVKRVYILCKDDKVVTEEFQRWVIEYSGIKDVIEIRGSDHMPMASNPHELCNHLIQIAHKPIKLPQHKPV